The genome window CCAGGACTTCGACGCTGTGGACGTTGTAGTGGTGGAAGGCGCCCAGGACATGAGCGGTGCCGCCGCCTACAAGTTCAACGACAAGCTTGCTACCGCTCTCGACGCAAAGATTTTCTGCGGTGACGATGACGCAGATTTGTACTGCCCCAACCGCATTATGCATTGCCCCAAGTGCATTGCCCGCAACCTTGCTGAACCCGCTGCTGAACGCAAGACTTCCCAGGCTATGTTCCGTGCCGGCCTCCTCCAGAAGGCTTCCAAGTCCGTAAAGCGCATCGTTCTTCCCGAAGGTTCCGAACCCCGTACCGTCCAGGCTGCAGCTCTCGCCGTAGAACGCGGCATTGCAGTTCCCGTGCTCATCGGCAAGAAGTCTGAAATCGAAGCCGTGGCCAAGGAAAAGGGCGTAAAGCTCCCCGCCAACATCGAAATTATCGAACCCAGCGCAGAACTTGCTGAAAAGTACGTTCCCACCCTGGTTGAACTCCGCAAGGCCAAGGGCATGACCGAAGAAGCCGCCCGCGCAGCTCTCGCCGACAACGTGATGCTCGGCACCATGATGCTGAAGATGGGCGAAGTGGACGGTCTCGTTTCTGGTGCCATCCACTCTACCGCTGATACTCTCCGTCCGGCCCTGCAGATCATCAAGACCGCCCCGGGTGTCAAGTCCGTAAGCTCCGTGTTCTTCATGTGCCTGCCTGGCCAGACCTACGTCTACGGCGACTGCGCCATCAACCTGAACCCCACCGCCGAAGAGCTTGCAGGTATCGCCCTACAGTGCGATGACACCGCCAAGGCATTCGGCCTGCCCAGCCGCGTTGCAATGCTTTCCTACAGCACCATCAATTCCGGCAAGGGCCCCGACGCAGACCTCGTTAAGGAAGCTACCGCCATTGCCAAGGCTGCCCGCCCCGACATGGCCCTGGATGGCCCGCTGCAGTACGATGCTGCAACTACCCCCAGCGTTGGCTCCCTGAAGGCTCCTGGTTCTGCTGTGGCTGGCAAGGCAACCGTGTTCGTGTTCCCGGATCTTTCCGCCGGTAACATCGGCTACAAGGCTGTGCAGCGTTCCGCCCAGGGTACCATCGCTATCGGCCCCATGCTCCAGGGTCTCGCCAAGCCGGTGAACGACCTTTCCCGTGGCGCCTTGGTGGAAGACATTGTCTATACCATCGCTCTTACTGCTGTTCAGGCACAGGCTTAATAAGACGACCCGATCGACTGTCGCAAACAAGAACGTGTGACGTCGATTGCTACGCGCTTCGACGACTCATAAAGATGAGTCGCCTGCGCTTGTCGGAAGACCGGCGGCTCACAGAAGACCGTTCGGCCCTAGACGTAGGTTTCCTGAAAGAAAAAATCCTCGCAGTTTAACTGCGGGGATTTTTTAGACTTGTCGCGACGTTCGAGTATCGAATTATTGCGTCTTTATGTCCGATTACTTCTTGTCAAGCTTGGCGTTGATCTGCTTCTGCAGTTCCTTGAGTTTCCAGCGGCCGCGCTTGTCTTCGAGGAAGAAGCTGGTGCGTACTCCTCGGGAAAGCCCGCGATCGATAAGGTTCAGGGCGTCTGCATAGCGCTTCTGGTCAAAGCGCAGTTCTGCCAGGAAAAGGTAGTTGTACAGGTCCTTCGGATCCTGCTGCAGTGCCATGGTCAGGTACTTGTCAGCAAGCTTCTTGTCGGGCCAGGGAAGCACCAGGGGAATGTAGGGCAGTACAAAGTGGGCTCGGCCCAGTACCTGCCAGTTTTCAGCTGCCGTCGCCACATCGCGAACTGTAGTAGCGACGCCTTCCTTGACAGAAGTCAGAGCACCACGCTCGTTACCCCACATGGAAATTGCCGTCGCATAGATGTGGGCAATCTCCTTGTTCTTTGGAAACTTTCTGTAGGACTCTTCGCTGATTGTCTTGAGGCTATCCAGCTTGCCCTTTCGCTTGTTCTTGTCGAAAGGAACAAATCTGAAGCTGAAGTAGAGGCTCTTTACCAGGCCTGCGGTTGCCTGCTCCAGTACCGTGGAATCTTCCATGGCCTTTCGGTAGCTCTCAATCATCAGCTTGGCGTTCTTGGCATCGGCCTTGTCCCCATTGGCGCGTTCTGCTCTTGCCGCATAGCAAGAGTCCGCAACACGAAGACTTTCGTTTGCGTTTGCAGCTCCGCATACTGCCAGGAGCAGGAACATGGCCAATACAAGGTTTCTCATGGAGCCTGTTTCTTACTTCTTGCCCTTGCCCTTTCCGGAGAAGTAGTCCTGCTGACGGGTTACGCCCAGCACGGCATGCCACAGGGTTCCGTTGGGGTTGATCTTCTTACGTTCGTTGACGGCGTACTCGATAGGCACGTGGGAGAATGCGTTGTTCATGCTGCCCACAACCATGTCGGTCTTGCCTGCCATGCCTGCGTGTACGGCGGCTTCAGCCAGCTGGAAGCAGAAGATGGCGTCGGTACCCTTGGCCGGAGTGCTACGAACCATGTAGCTTGGGTCAAAGTACTTGATGTTGATTTCCTTGCCAACGCTGTTGAAGTGTTCCTTGATCTTACGGGTCAGGAATTCGCCAATGTCGTTCTTGAGCACGTTGCCGCTTGCGTCCTTGCGTTCGGGCTGGCCAATGAACAGTTCCTGGCCGGCGCCTTCTGCAACTGCAATCACGGCGTGGGTCTTGCCGTTGTCGTAGCGGCTTTCAAGAGCCTTGCACAGGCCCTCGAGGGTAAAGGGAACTTCGGGTACCAGGCAGATGTTCACCACGGTGGTGGCGAGGGCTGCGTAGGCGGCGATAAAGCCGGAGTCGCGACCCATGAGCTTAACCAGGCCAAGGCCGTTGAATGCGCCGTTTGCTTCGTTGTGGGCGCAGGTGATAACGTCTGTGGCACTGAGAACGGCGGTTTCAAAACCGAAGGTTCTG of Fibrobacter sp. contains these proteins:
- a CDS encoding ATP-dependent 6-phosphofructokinase, with translation MTQEDILLNPSAYDLGIETVGTGTLKSPMKGVQFVSDSERVSLTCDVKRLHQFYEKNVPVPSLEAAGPRETIFHDPAWTRAGIVTCGGLCPGLNSVIKGLVQTLWFDYGVHNIFGIPYGYRGLNPKYGYSPKVLNPDVVDAIQDDGGTILGSSRGEQDPAIMVDTLMRLNINVLFCIGGDGTLRGAHAIAEEVKKRKQPISIIGIPKTIDNDLNLIDRTFGFETAVLSATDVITCAHNEANGAFNGLGLVKLMGRDSGFIAAYAALATTVVNICLVPEVPFTLEGLCKALESRYDNGKTHAVIAVAEGAGQELFIGQPERKDASGNVLKNDIGEFLTRKIKEHFNSVGKEINIKYFDPSYMVRSTPAKGTDAIFCFQLAEAAVHAGMAGKTDMVVGSMNNAFSHVPIEYAVNERKKINPNGTLWHAVLGVTRQQDYFSGKGKGKK
- the pta gene encoding phosphate acetyltransferase — encoded protein: MNRVYLVAAADMAAKVKVAVDAVAAAGLKTATYKPCLNGAAAVEMLKSGDSAVLMEKIAADFIAQDFDAVDVVVVEGAQDMSGAAAYKFNDKLATALDAKIFCGDDDADLYCPNRIMHCPKCIARNLAEPAAERKTSQAMFRAGLLQKASKSVKRIVLPEGSEPRTVQAAALAVERGIAVPVLIGKKSEIEAVAKEKGVKLPANIEIIEPSAELAEKYVPTLVELRKAKGMTEEAARAALADNVMLGTMMLKMGEVDGLVSGAIHSTADTLRPALQIIKTAPGVKSVSSVFFMCLPGQTYVYGDCAINLNPTAEELAGIALQCDDTAKAFGLPSRVAMLSYSTINSGKGPDADLVKEATAIAKAARPDMALDGPLQYDAATTPSVGSLKAPGSAVAGKATVFVFPDLSAGNIGYKAVQRSAQGTIAIGPMLQGLAKPVNDLSRGALVEDIVYTIALTAVQAQA